The sequence TGTGCATCGCCGCCGGTGACGGCGATCTGGTCCCCGCCGAGACGGTTGCGACGGCTGCCGACCGCCTTGACGACGCGACGTTCCTGCGGCTGCCGATGCGGCAGATGGACGCCCTCGGCGACGCCGCGAGCGAGGCTGCCGCACACCAACTCGCGTTTCTCGACGGCGTGTTCGGGTAGCGAGGGTCGCTAGCCTACTCCAGAGGCACGACGGCGACGGGACGCGATGTCTTCAGGAGCACTTCCTGCGCGGTGCTTCCGAAGATCGTCTTTCCGGTCGGATTCCGCTCGTGGACGCCGATGACGAGTTCGTCTACGTCCCTCTCCTCGGCGAACACGAGGAGGTCGTCCGCGGGGTCGTTGTCGCGGACGAACTGGTGTGGTTCGACCGTCGCGTCGATCGCGTCCTCGCCGGCGCGGGCGTCGCCGCCTCGGAGGGAGTTGACCGCGTACACCGTCTCTCCGGCCTCGATCCGCTCCTCGGGATACTCACAGAGGGCGACGCTCGTCTGCTCCGTGTCGGTCCCTATAGTCGCCTTTGTAAGTCAGCGCACACCGGATCGCCAGACAGCGTGCGATCAGGTATGCACACAGTTCCAAACGCTACTATCGCAGGTCGCTTCGCATACCCCGTCGATCGGTCGCCCGAAAGATAAACGTCCGTTTGACTTTCCCCAAAGCATTTGCGGGTACCGCGAGTCCTTCCGTCTATGCGCCGCGAAACAGCGCTGGCCGTGGGTGCGGCCGGCGTCGTCGTCCTCGCTGCCCTCACCGCCGTGCTCGCGCCCGGTGCCCTGGCTGATCCGACCGACGATCGGCCGGTGCGTCCGGGACCGGTGGACATCACACAGATGGACATCTCGGCCGGCGACGTGACGGGCGATACGGTCACGCTGAACGTGGAGACGCGCCTCTCGCACCGCGGCCCACCGGCACGAAACGTCAGCCTGCGCGTGCAGGCCATCGACGCGGAGTCGGGGCTGGTCGCGACGACCCGGTCCGTTTCCGTCGGCAACCTCTCCGAAGAGCAGGAGGTGGCGGTGCCGACGAACCTGACCGTCGAGCGGGAGGGTGGCTACCGCATCCAGGCGGTCGTCTACCGCGACGGGCAGCGGATCGATAGCGGCGGGCGCGAACTCCAGGGACTCGCGGCCCTCCAGCCGCCCTACGCCCGGAGTGATGTCGCGTTCGCCAGCGCGGACGCGCTGCCGCCCGTCTCCTTCTCCATTGTGGAGACGAACGACAACCGGACGACGCTCGCCGTGCAGGCCGCCCTGACCAACGACGGCGACGAACAGCCGGAGAACCTCCGCGTCACGCTGACGCTCCGCCAGGCCGACTCCAACATCGTCGCTGATCAGACCTCCGTTCCGGTCGGCTCGATCCGTCCCGGTCGCACGGAGACCGTCGAGGCGCAGTCGACCGTCCCGTCGAACTACAACTACTACATCGACGCGGTGCTCTGGAAGGACGGCGTCGTCATCGACAGCGTTCGCGGGACGGCGAATCTGGACCCGACGGAGACCATCAGCGTCAACGAGACGCGACGCGATGTCGAACTCCAGGTCAGCGACTTCAGCCGCGACGGCGGTGACGGCGGCGCCGGCGATCGACCGGTGCCCGCGGAGACGGGCATTCCGACCGAAAGCGCCGGTCCCGGCTTCGGCGCGCTCGTCGCCGCCCTCGCCGTCGTCGCCGCCGCGCTTCTCGCCCGGAGGAGGATCCCATGAGTGACACTACCCCAACCCCCGATTCGAGCACCGAGACGGAGGAGCCCACCGACGAGAGCACCGACCACTCTCGCGTCCGGCGATACGCGAACTACGCCGCCCTGCTCCTGCTGGGCTTGCTCGCGTTCATCGCCGTGATACGGCTGTATCTCAGCATCTCCAACGCCATCACGACGTGGATCACCCACGAGTACCGGTCGCTGTTTCAGGCGGCGTTCAACCTCATCGTGTTGCTGCTGGCGGGCGTCGGCATCACCTATCAGCTTCGCCGGCTGTACGGCTGACGCTGCTAGCTGCTCGCTTTCGGAGTGGTGAGTGTCGTACGGGTCGAGCGCCTACGACAGCGCGAGCCAGGCGACGAACACGGCGACGCCGCCGAGCGCGGTGCTGACGACGGCGTGCGTTCGGAGGCGGTCCAGCAGGGCGTGGGCGTCGCCGGACACTCTCAGCAGGTCGTGGACATCGCTCCCGATCTCACACCGCGGCAGGAAGTCCATCGCAACGTGGAGGAAGATGCCGGCGGCGAACCCGAAGACGATCCCGCGGACCGACGGCGCGGCCGGGAGGCTGACGAGGCTAGCGCCGATGGCCGCGATGCCGACGCCGGCGGCGGGGACGAGCAACACCGACGGATCGCGCCCGTTCGAGACGAGTCGCCGGGCCGCCGCGTAGCCCGCCGGTCCCTTGTGCGAGACGATGGCGAGGCCGAGCAGCGGGCCGAGGTCGGGCATGTTGCCGTAGACGATGCCGATGATGAGGCCCGCGGAGAAGGCGTGCGCGGAGAGTTCGGCGACGGTGCGATCGACAGGCAGGTCGAGATGCGCGAGGCGGTGACCGGCCGTGTGGCTCGCGAAGCCGACGAGCAAGCCGAGCGCGACGCCGAACCCACCGAAACTCGCGTCGTGAGCGATGGCCTGCGGGATCAGGAACACTGCGGCGCTCGTCACCATCGCACCGCTCGCGAGGCCGTACCCCCACACCAGCGCCCACGGGCGGCCGCCGAACGACCGCTTGCCGAGCGGGATGCCGAGCGCCATCGCGGCGAACGCGACCCACGAGATACCCAGTAGTTTCCAGGCCCCGATGGTCGCCGCGAACCCGGACAGCACCGCGAAGACGCCCGTTGCGATCCCGCCAGCAGGGGAGAGACGAGTCATATTAACAAAGAGAATAACGTAATTAATAACACGTTCGGTTCGTCCCGTCGGCGGCGCGGCTTCGTGACCGTTTTTTAGGTGTCCGTTCTCGACATAGGGGATGAACGTTAGCGATTTCGATCCGATCCACCTGATTACGGTCCACCTCGCCGTTCTCGTCGCGGTGATCCACCTGGCGCTCGGCGTCAGCAACTGGCTGACGTATCTCCAGGGCGGCGTCCTCTTCCCACCCGACCTGCGGTGGCCGCTGTTCGTCGTGTCGGGTCTCGCTATCGTCGGTGGAGTGGTCGCCGCGATCGCGGGCGCGTATCGCCGCCCGCTCTACATCGCCGGCATCGCGCTCATGGTCGTCTACGTCGTCGGCTACTTCGGCTGGCACGTGAGCGGCCACCGTCCCCTGTTTTTCGTCGGTCCCGGGACGCACCACCACGGCTCGACGCTCTCCTATCTCCTCGCCCACGTCTTCGCGGGCCCCGCCGAGTTCCTCGCGCTCGCCTCCGAGACGGCGCTCGCGGGGATGCTCGGCTATCTGCTCTACCGGGAGTGAGACGGTTTCTTGGACGTCATTACCGGTGGCTCGCTGGGACGGTCCAGCGAATCACCGGTAAACAGTTCCACTAATCCGTATGAGCCGGCGCACGCTTTTCCCGCTGCCGCGTGACCTGCCCTCATGAACCGTGATCCGTTCGTCGTCGTCGGCGGCGATGCCGCGGGTCTGAGCGCGGCGAGCAAGTTCCGCCGCGAGCAACCGGACCGAGACGTCGTCGTCTTCGAGCAGGGGCAGTGGGTGTCGTACGCCCACTGCGGGCTGCCGTACTTCATCGAGGGCACCGTCGACCGGCTGACCGACTTGCTGTCGCTCTCACCGACGGATGTCGCGGAGCGGGGGATCGACCTGCGCCGTGGCCACGAAGTCGTGTCCGTCTCGCCGACGGAGCGGACGGTGACCGTCCGGAGCGAGGGCGAGCGATTCGATCAGCCCTACAGCGAACTCCTCGTCGCGACCGGCGCCCGAGCGACCACCCGGTCGTTCGACGCCACCCTGGATGGCGTGTTCACCGTCCACGGGCTAGATTCGGCGGCCGCTATCGACGCCTACCTCGCCGCTCCCGGTGAGTACGACAGGAACCGCCTCGGCGACGGCCCCGTCGATCGGGGGCGCGTCGACCACAACGCCGCACTCGCCCCGCCGGAGCGGGCCGCCATCGTCGGCGGCGGGTACGTCGGTGTCGAGATGGCGGAGGCGCTCGTCGCCCGAGGGCTCGATGTCCACCTGTTCCAGCGGTCGAGCCACCTCCTGCCACCGTTCGGCGAGGCCGTCGCCGAGCGGGTGGCGGCCCACCTCGGCGAGCGGGGCGTCGCTGTCCACACCGACACGCCCGTCGAGCGGCTCGTCGGCGACGGTCGCATCGAGGCAATCGCGTTCGACGACGACCGCCTCTCGGTTGAGATGGCGGTCCTCGGCGTCGGCATCGAGCCGAACGCCGGCCTCCTCGACGGCACCGGCGTCGACCGGGGGCCGAACGGTGCGCTTCACGTCGACGACTACGGGCGAACCAGCCTCCCGGCGATATACGCCGCGGGCGACGTGGCGACGTCGCGTCACACGGTGATGGGACGGTCGACGTGGATGCCGCTGGGGCTGACGGCGAATCGCGCGGGGCGGGCCGTGGGTGCGACGGTGGCTGGCGACCCGACGCCCGTCGGTGACGTGGCCGGGACGGCCGTGGTGAAGGCGTTCGACCTGGAGTGTGGCCGCGTCGGACTCGTCGACGGCGACGAGGCGACCGACGCCGGCTTCGATCCCGTCCGGGAGACGATCACCGCCGAATCGCGCTCGGGCTACTACCCCGGCGCCGCCGATACCACGGTCACGCTCGTCGCCGACCGCGGGAGCAGGCGGGTGCTCGGCGGAACCATCGTCGGCAGCGACCGCGCGGCGATCCGCATCGACACGCTGGCGACGGCGCTCGATGCGAACCTGCGAGTCGACGAACTCGAACGCCTCGATCTGGCGTATGCGCCGCCGTTCAGTCCCGTCTGGGATCCGATCCTCGTCGCCGCGAAAGTCCTGAACGGCCGACTCGCGTGAGGTGTGGCACCGTCACACGCGATTGCCGACAGTATATACGGATCACGGTCCAACGGGGGGTCATGAATGCATCCCCGCCGGCCGATGACCTCGACGAATCGGTCGTCGTCGTCGTCGGCAGCGGTTTCGGCGGCCTCTCGACGGCGTGCTATCTGGCCGATGCCGGCGCCGACGTGACGGTTCTGGAGAAAAACGAACAGCTCGGCGGTCGGGCGAGTCGCCTCCACGCCGAGGGGTTCCGGTTCGACATGGGCCCGTCCTGGTATCTGATGCCCGACGTCTTCGAGGACTTCTTCGGCGATTTCGGCCGCTCGCCCGAGCAGTATTACGGGCTCGAACGCCTCGACCCACACTACCGCATCTTCTTCAAAGACGGCGATCAGGTCGACCTCGTCCCCGACCTGGAGACCAACCGCGACCTGTTCGAGTCGTACGAACCCGGCGCCGGCGACGCGCTCGACGCGTATCTCGATCAGGCCGCCTACACCTACGACGTGGGGATGCAGCAGTTCGTCTACGAGGACCGCTCTCGCCTCCGCGAGTTCGTCGACCCGGACGTGCTTCGGTACGCTCGCGGTCTCTCCCTGCTCGGGACGATGCAGGGCCACGTCGAGGACTACTTCGATCACCCCAAACTCCAGCAGATCGTCCAGTATTCGCTGGTCTTTCTCGGCGGCGCGCCCGACAACACGCCCGCACTGTACAACCTGATGAGCCACGTCGATTTCAATCTGGGCGTCTACTACCCCGAGAACGGCATGGGTGGCGTCGTCGACGGCATCGTCGCGATGGCCGAGGAACTGGGCGTGGAGTTCCGCACCGACCATCCCGTCTCGGAAATCCGAGGTCGGGAGGGTGCCTTCGCTGTCCGCACCGAGGACGGCCGCGAGTTCTTCCCCGACCGCGTCGTCTCCGACGCCGACTACGCCCACACCGAACAGGAGTTGCTCGTCCCCGACGACCGCCAGTACGACGCCGACTACTGGAACTCCCGCACCTACGCGCCCTCCGCGTTCCTGCTCTATCTCGGCGTCGAGGGCTCGGTCGAACCGCTGGCCCACCACTCGCTCGTCCTCCCGACCGACTGGGACGCCCACTTCGACACCATCTTCGGCGACCCCACGTGGCCCGAGGACCCCGCCTACTACCTCTGTGTTCCCTCGAAGACCGACGACACCGTCGCACCCGAGGGCCACAGCAACCTCTTTGCGCTCGTACCCATCGCGCCCGGCCTCGACGACACGCCGGAGCGCCGCGCGGCGTTTCGCGACCTGGTGCTCGACGACATCGCCGAACACACCGGGGTCGACCTCCGGGACCGCATCGTCTTCGAGGAAATCTTCTCCGTCTCGGAGTTCGCGGACCGATACAACAGCACCCAGGGCTCCGCGCTCGGCCTCGCGCACACCCTCCGACAGACTTCGCTGCTCCGCCCGCCCCACGACTCGGACGCGGTTGACGGCCTCTACTTCACTGGCTCCTACACCACCCCCGGTATCGGCGTCCCGATGTGTCTCATCAGCGGCCGCCTCACGGTCGAGGCCATGATGGAATGAGCCTCGCGTATCTGGTCCGTCTCTCCCGACCTCGGTTCTGGCTCTATCTCGCCGGTCCCGTGGCCGTGGGCGTCGTCTACGGCGCCACGGCGCCAGCCGACCTGCTCACGCCAGCGACGCTCGTCCTCTTCGCGTACTTCCTTCTGCCCGCGAACGTCCTGCTGTACGGCGTCAACGACATCTTCGACGCCGATATCGACGCGGAGAACCCGAAAAAAGAGGGTCGCGAGGTGCGCTACGGCGGCGGGCGTCTCGTCCCCATCGCGGTCACGGTGAGCGCGCTGCTCGCCTTCCCCCCTCTCGCCGTGACGCCGACGCGGGCGTGGCCGTGGCTCCTCGGATTCCTCGCTCTCGGCGTCGCGTACAGCGCCCCGCCGCTCCGCCTGAAGACCCGGCCGCCCCTCGATTCGCTCTCGAACGGGCTCTACATCCTGCCCGGCGTCGCGGCCTACGTCACCGTCGCCGGCGCGCAGCCACCCGTCCTCGCCGTCGGCGGCGGCTGGGTGTGGTCGATGGCGATGCATACGTTCTCCGCGATTCCGGATATCGACCCGGACCGCGCGGCCGGCATCGAGACGACGGCGACCCGCCTCGGCGAGCGGCGGGCGTACGCCTACTGCGCCGGATGCTGGGCGCTCGCCGCCATCGCCTTCGGCCTGCTCGACCCGCGTCTCGGCGCGCTCATGGCCGTCTATCCGGTCGCCGTCGTCCTCGTCGCCCGCGCCGACATCTCCGTCTCGCGGGCCTACTGGTGGTATCCGGCCGTGAACACCGTCGTCGGCGCCCTGTTCACGATGGGCGGCCTCTGGAGGGTGTTCTATGGGTGAGACCGACGACGGGTCCGTCGTGCCGGCGGCCCCCTCGACGCGCGCCGCCATCCAGGCGCGCCTCGACGCCCTCGTCCGCGAGAACCGGTTCACCATCGCGGTGGTCTTCCCCGCCGTCGGCGCCGTCCTCCTCGTCGCGAGCGCGGAGGCGCTACTGCCGGCGCCGTTCGCGTTCGACCCCTTGTTGCTCCTGTTCGGCACGCTCGTCATGCGGTCGCCGCTGCTCGTCGGCATGGCGCCCCTGATCGACCGCCGGGCCGCGATCGGCGTCGCCCTCCTCGCGGCCTACGCCTACGCCATCGAGTTCGTCGGCCTCCGGACCGGCCTGCCCTACGGCGAGTTCCACTACGCCATCGACCTCGGTCCCACGCTCGCGGGCGTGCCGGTCGGCCTCCCCGTCTTCTTCCTGCCGCTCGTCTGTAACGCCTACTTGCTCTGTCTCCTCCTCCTCGGTGACCGAGCGCAGGCTCCCCAGGTTCGGCTCCCGACCGTCATCGCGGCGGTCGTGGGCATGGACGTCGTTCTCGACCCCGGCGCCGTCGCGCTCGGGTTCTGGACCTATCCCGCCGGCGGCCCCGTCTACGGCGTCCCGCTCTCGAACTTCGCTGGCTGGATCCTGTCGGCGACGGTCACCGTCCTCGTCCTCGACGCCGTCCTCGACCGGACGGCGGTGCTGACCCGTCTCGACTCCTGTGCCTTCGCCCTCGACGACCTGGTGAGTTTCGTGGTGCTCTGGAGTGCGATCAACGTCTGGTTCGGCAACTGGGGAGCGGCGGCCGTCGGCGCCCTGTTCGGCGTCGGCTTGCTCCGCACCGAGCGCTTCGACTCGGCGCCGTTTCTGCCCTGGCGGTAGGCGTATCGTCCCCGTCGAGAGGTTCTCGCTGGATCGTCTGGCGAGGACGAGACCGACTGCTGACTGCCGACGCCTAGTTGAGGCGCCGGAGGCTGTCCACCGCGCCGCGGAGCAGGCGGCGACCGATGCCGGGGGTCGGGACGGCGTCCCTGGCTCCATCCGGAACGGCGCTCACCCGCCGGAACACCGTTTCGGGGTCGCGGTTCCACGCCCAGTGCCAGCGGGTTCGTGCCACGAGCGCGAGTTTGCGGCGCGTGCTGATCGCCGGCGTCTCGGACAGCACGTCGTAGTTTCGCTCGCGGATCAGGCGATGGTGGTCGGCGTAGAGGACCGCGGCGACGAGGACGGGAAACTGGCAGTCTGCGGGCAGATACTCGATGCCGGCGACGCCCTCGCGGTAGAGCGCCTCCGTCCGCCGGAGTTCGTGTGCCATCGCCCGCCGGAACTCCTCGGTCACCTCGAAGTTCCGCAGATCGGCCTCGCTGACGCCGTACGCGCCGAGCGTCTCCCGTGGCAGGTAGAGCCGGTCGCGTTCCACGATGTCCTCGCGCACGTCGCGCAGGAAGTTCGAGAGCTGGAACGCCTCGCCGAGCGCCGTCGCGTGGGGGCGCGCCCGTTCCGGCCGCTCGGGGGCCATCACGTCGGTCATCATTCGCCCCACAGCCGACGCCGACCCGTCCATGTACGCCCGCAGTTCGTCGAACGTCTCGTAGCGGCTCTTCGTCACGTCGGTCAGCATGGCGTCGACGAACGTGTGCACGTCCGCGTCGTCGATGCCGTGGCGCTCGCGAAGGTCGGCGAAGGCGGCGAGCACCGGGTCGTCGGTCGGCTCCTCGTCGAGCGCGGCGGCGCGTAACCGTTCGAGTTCGGCCCGCTGTTCCTCGGGCGGGACCCCGTCCGCGTCGTCCACCACTTCGTCGGCGACGCGGAAGAACGCATAGAGAACGTACGTCGGTTCGCGGACGCGGTCGGGCAGCAGGCGCGTGGCGAGATGGAACGTCTTGCCGGTCCGGCGCTGGATCGCCCTCCCCCGAGCGATGCCGTCGTCACTCACCATTCGGTAGTCTCCCCCGCGTTCCCGGCGCTGCCGGCTGGATCGAATCCGCTCATGTCACCAGAACGTGTCGCTGCAGTCGTAGACGACCCCGTGGTTCGGACAGACGTATTTACAGTGACGGCGCCGCATCGCCGTCTCACAGCGGGGGCACGGTCGACCGCCTGACGATGACATGCCCCGGCGTGGGGTCCACACCGACATGACTGTTCCGCCGGCGTGGGTTTGTCTGCCCGGATGCAAACGTTCGTGCCGTATCGTTGGGTAGTTCGGCACGATACCGTTCTCAGGATGGCCGAATCATTATTGTCTGTCGCGATAACTGCGTATCTCGGGTGTCGGAGAACTCATGGCGTGAATCCGGCGCCCACCGCGGGCGATCATCGTGTGAGGCCGGTTCGGACGGACCGTCGTGAACTATTTCCGACGGTCGCTCATCGCCGAGGCGACGACCGCCGGGACGCGGTTCTAACGGATCCGTCTCAGCACTCGGACCAGCCACACGACTCGCAGGTCTTGCAGCCCTCGGAGTAGTAGAGGTTCATCGTCCCGCATTCGGGACACTCGGGGCTCTCGCCCGCTTCGAGGAGTTCGGCCGTGTCGTCGCTGACGCCGGCCTGCGCACCGCCGTCGGCCTCGGGTGCGTCACCGCCTTCCATCGCCTGCTTTTCGGCCTGTTCGAGTTCGGTCAGGTTCTGCTGTTTCGGGTACGGCTTGTCGATCTCGCCGTCGAGGTAGCGGCGCATCGCCGTGCCGATGGCGTCCGGGATGGAGTTGATCTGTTCGCCCTTGTCCCAGGCGACTTTCGGCGACCGGATGCCCTGCAGTTCGGAGGCGATTTCGCGGGGGTCGACGCCCGAGCGGAGCGCCGTCGAGATGGTCTTCGCCAGCGCCTCGGTGAAGGAGGCGGTGAAGCCACCGGAGTTGCCGATGTTGGCGAAGAGTTCGAACGGCCGCCCGTCGTCGTCCTCGTTGATGTTGACGTAGAGTTTCCCGTAGCCCGTGTCGATGCGCTGGGTGACGCCGTGGAGGACATCGGGTCGCGGGCGCTTGGTACCGAGTTCGCGTTCGCCGTCCGCGGCCGCGAGCATGTCTTCCATCTGGCTGTCGAGGGCGGCGCGGACGTCCTCGTTCTCGAGGAAGCCCTCGATGCCGCCGAACACGTCCTCGATCTGCTCGACCAGCGCCTCCGCGGCCTCGCTCTCGTCGGCGAACTCCGCGTTCTGGGCGCGAGTGGTCAACACCTGTTTCGAGCGCGTGCCGTCGCGGTAGACGGTGACGCCCTTCCCGCCGTGTTCGTAGATGTAGCGGTACACCTCGTCCATGTCCTCCATGGATGCGGAGTTGGGGAAGTTACAGGTCTTCGAGATGGCGGAGTCGACGCCCTCCTGACACGCACACTGGACGGCGGCGTGCTGTTTCCCGGAGAGGTCGCCGGTGACGACGAACAGTTCGCCGATGGCGTCCGGCACCGTCTCCAGGCCTTCGACGCCGTCGAACGCGTTGTCGGCCATCTGCTCTTGGGCCTCGCGTTTCACCGCGTCGATGTCGAGGTCGTTCGCCTCCAGCGTCCGCAGGAAGTAGTCGTCGAACTCGACGAGCATCTCGTCGCCCTGGACGTCGTCGGAGACGTTCTTGTAGTAGGCGACGTTGTAAATCGGCTCACAGCCACCGGTGGTGTTGCCGACCATCGAGGTGGTGCCCGTCGGGGCGATGGTGGTCGTGTTGTGGTTGCGGATGGGGAAGCCGTCCGCCCACTCGTCGGCGTCCAGGCCGGTGTGGTGCTCGAACCACTCGCGGTAGTCGGTCGGGTTGGCGTATTTCGACTCGTTCCAGTCCTCGAAGGAGCCGCGGTCCTCGGCGAGTTCGTGGGACGCCCACTTCGACTCGTGGTTGATGTGGGTCATCACCTGCTGGGCGACCTCGTTGCCGACGTCGCTCCCGTAGCGGATGCCGAGCTGGACGTACAGTTGCGCCAGGCCCATGACGCCCAGTCCGATTTTGCGCATCTCGCGGACCTTCTGCTCGATGTCGTCGACGGGGAAGTCCGACATCGTGACGACGTTTTCGAGGAAGCGGGTGCCGTACTCGATGCGATGGTCGAACTCATCCCAGTCGATCGCGTCAGCGAGGAAGGCGTCGACGGCCTCGTCCATCGAATCGTACTCGTCGCCGTGTTCCTGGGTCCAGACGCGCCAGTCGGGCGCGTCCCGGGCGGCGAGCGTCGAGAGGTTGATGTGGCCGAGGTTGCAGGCCTCGTACTCTTCGAGCGGCTGTTCTCCGCAGTTGTGGACCACGAGCCCGTTCGCGACGAACGAGCTGGTATCCGGCTCGGTCAGATCGTACACGGCTTGGTGACCGTCGTTCTCGATAGACTCGACGGTGGCCTCGAATCGCTCGCTGTCCGGTCCACGGTCGTAGGTATCGAGCCGCTGATCGAGCGCCTCGTTCTTGTAGTCGAGCAGGAACCCAATCTCGTCTCGGAACCGTTCCAGATTGTCCTTGACGATGACGAGTTCGTGTTGTGCCTGCGTCTCGTACTCCGCCGTTCCGCCACGGCCGTCGGCGAGCTCCCTCGTTCCTGCGTCCTTGCGGTTCTCGTACACCTTGCTTGCGATGCCGAAGTTCAAGAGGAGCTGCTGTACGTCACCGAGCAAGTCGGCGTCGGCGCTCCAGAGGCGAACCGAGACGCCCTTCTCGACGGAGCCTTGCACGCTGCCATCGGCGGTGAACAACGCTCGAAGGAAGCCACGTGCCATCTCCTCGCTCCCCCGCATAATCGCGTCGGGGACACTGAGTTTGTCCTTGACGAGACCGGCCTCCTCGGCGTACTCGTAGAGACGGGTCGAACGGATCCGCTGTTCGATCGCCTGCGCGCCGCGGTCGTCGTCGCTCCGAGCGATATCGTTGACTCCGACTTCGTAGTCGGCGTTGCCGAGCGGTTCGCGGACGATTTCGTTCACGTCGTCCGCGAACGCCTCCGACACCGACGCGTCTTCGTCGTAGAAGTTGAGGACGGCCCGCTCTTCGCCGTGTTTCAGGTGGCCGTCACCGACGAGCCAGCCGAGAACACGCCCCTCTTCGGCGGAGCCGTGTTGGCCGAACCCGCCTTTGCGGTTCTGGATATGGACC comes from Haloplanus sp. XH21 and encodes:
- a CDS encoding LAGLIDADG family homing endonuclease: MSTYDIETDDVELPIKRTDGETLEERLTDNAYHNILPARYLRKDADGELIEDQEDLFPRVAKNIALAEAVFEARKQDTEITVTPDQLKPDHPRRDELAAEVFGTGTTADDDVETALSAHNVNKFAYETVVPALPEDVRTVVEETRDEFETLMEDLSFMPNSPTLMNAGDELQQLSACFVDSPEDDIDDIHQTAKEAAQVFQSGGGMGYAFWRLRPYGDPVGSTGGIASGPITFMRTFDQMCETIAQGGARRGAQMGVMRISHPDVIQFIHAKNKDVSLAHTLRLNDPDDFTHNSFADALEEARELIDDEGKVPKHLRNAVEGHLSNFNISVGITDDFMESLQAGEEFTFTNPRTGDPHIATPETKELYDMFGLGDYVEVGEELSMPAEVIWEDIVEGAHENGEPGVIYLERVNKQHSFDVEEHPDHRILATNPCVTGETLISTDNGLVPAEELYDQGVSTDVVVDGRLSEEPVKEASSVYKTGEKDVCRLTTEEGYELRLTADHRVRTDDGWTEAGELTAGDTVHIQNRKGGFGQHGSAEEGRVLGWLVGDGHLKHGEERAVLNFYDEDASVSEAFADDVNEIVREPLGNADYEVGVNDIARSDDDRGAQAIEQRIRSTRLYEYAEEAGLVKDKLSVPDAIMRGSEEMARGFLRALFTADGSVQGSVEKGVSVRLWSADADLLGDVQQLLLNFGIASKVYENRKDAGTRELADGRGGTAEYETQAQHELVIVKDNLERFRDEIGFLLDYKNEALDQRLDTYDRGPDSERFEATVESIENDGHQAVYDLTEPDTSSFVANGLVVHNCGEQPLEEYEACNLGHINLSTLAARDAPDWRVWTQEHGDEYDSMDEAVDAFLADAIDWDEFDHRIEYGTRFLENVVTMSDFPVDDIEQKVREMRKIGLGVMGLAQLYVQLGIRYGSDVGNEVAQQVMTHINHESKWASHELAEDRGSFEDWNESKYANPTDYREWFEHHTGLDADEWADGFPIRNHNTTTIAPTGTTSMVGNTTGGCEPIYNVAYYKNVSDDVQGDEMLVEFDDYFLRTLEANDLDIDAVKREAQEQMADNAFDGVEGLETVPDAIGELFVVTGDLSGKQHAAVQCACQEGVDSAISKTCNFPNSASMEDMDEVYRYIYEHGGKGVTVYRDGTRSKQVLTTRAQNAEFADESEAAEALVEQIEDVFGGIEGFLENEDVRAALDSQMEDMLAAADGERELGTKRPRPDVLHGVTQRIDTGYGKLYVNINEDDDGRPFELFANIGNSGGFTASFTEALAKTISTALRSGVDPREIASELQGIRSPKVAWDKGEQINSIPDAIGTAMRRYLDGEIDKPYPKQQNLTELEQAEKQAMEGGDAPEADGGAQAGVSDDTAELLEAGESPECPECGTMNLYYSEGCKTCESCGWSEC